One window from the genome of Salvia splendens isolate huo1 chromosome 9, SspV2, whole genome shotgun sequence encodes:
- the LOC121747509 gene encoding auxin-responsive protein IAA33-like, producing MNRFDEESLKHYKVSNMDPSNPRTMRPAFSDDDLVAALVPPVTVVLEGRSICQRISLHKHSSYHSLARALRQMFVDIPDSSNETNLDLDLDLSNAIPGYLIAYEDIENDLLLVGDLNWKDFVRVAKRIRILPVKAKSRKHNKE from the exons ATGAACAGGTTTGATGAGGAAAGCTTGAAGCATTACAAAGTAAGCAACATGGATCCATCAAACCCTAGAACGATGCGCCCCGCCTTCTCCGATGACGACCTGGTAGCTGCCCTAGTCCCGCCGGTGACGGTGGTTCTTGAGGGTAGATCCATCTGCCAGCGCATCAGCCTTCACAAACACAGCAGCTACCACAGCCTCGCCCGAGCCCTCCGCCAAATGTTCGTCGATATACCCGATTCCTCGAACGAAACcaatctcgatctcgatctcgatctctcAAACGCCATTCCCGGCTACCTCATTGCCTATGAAGACATCGAAAACGATCTCCTTTTAGTTGGTGACCTTAATTGGAA GGATTTTGTGAGAGTGGCAAAGAGAATCAGGATTCTTCCGGTAAAGGCTAAGTCCAGAAAGCATAATAAGGAGTGA